The Candidatus Caccoplasma merdavium genome has a segment encoding these proteins:
- the hisB gene encoding bifunctional histidinol-phosphatase/imidazoleglycerol-phosphate dehydratase HisB has product MNNKSKRVLFIDRDGTLVVEPPVDYQLDSLEKLQFIPKVFHNMAYISEKLDFELVMVTNQDGLGTPSFPEETFWPAHNKMLQAFEGEGVTFDAIHIDRSFPEENLPTRKPGTAMLTAYLDGSYDMSASFVIGDRITDMLLARNLGCRGILYGDPTMRQAVEEAHLENVCALITDDWDRISEFLFAGERRAEVRRTTAETDIQVNLNLDGNGRGDISTGIGFFDHMLDQIARHSGMDLMVRCKGDLHVDEHHTIEDTGIALGEAIARALGDKRGIERYGFCLPMDDCLCTVALDFGGRPWLVWNAVFYREKIGDMPTEMFLHFFKSLSDAARMNLTVKAEGENEHHKIEGIFKAFARSLKMALRRDIFHYELPSTKGVL; this is encoded by the coding sequence ATGAACAACAAAAGCAAACGCGTGCTCTTCATCGACCGTGACGGGACATTGGTGGTAGAACCCCCGGTCGATTATCAACTCGACAGCCTCGAAAAGTTGCAGTTCATACCCAAGGTGTTCCATAACATGGCCTATATCAGTGAGAAGCTCGATTTCGAGTTGGTCATGGTCACCAATCAGGACGGATTGGGTACTCCGTCGTTTCCCGAGGAGACTTTCTGGCCGGCTCACAATAAGATGTTGCAGGCTTTCGAAGGCGAAGGGGTGACTTTCGATGCCATACACATCGACCGTTCTTTCCCCGAAGAAAACCTGCCCACGCGCAAACCCGGTACGGCCATGCTCACGGCCTATCTCGACGGTAGTTACGATATGTCGGCTTCCTTTGTCATCGGAGACCGCATCACCGATATGCTCTTGGCGCGTAACCTCGGTTGCCGGGGTATCCTCTATGGTGACCCGACGATGCGACAAGCCGTCGAGGAGGCGCATCTCGAAAATGTCTGTGCCCTCATTACCGATGACTGGGACCGTATTTCGGAGTTCCTTTTTGCCGGGGAACGGCGTGCCGAGGTACGCCGCACCACGGCCGAAACCGATATACAGGTAAACCTGAATCTCGACGGGAACGGCCGTGGCGATATATCGACCGGCATAGGATTTTTCGACCACATGCTCGACCAGATTGCCCGGCACTCGGGCATGGATTTGATGGTACGCTGCAAAGGCGACCTCCACGTCGATGAGCATCATACCATCGAAGATACCGGCATCGCTCTCGGTGAGGCCATCGCCCGGGCTTTGGGCGACAAGCGAGGCATAGAACGTTACGGCTTCTGCCTGCCCATGGACGATTGTCTTTGTACGGTGGCTCTCGATTTTGGCGGCCGACCCTGGTTGGTGTGGAATGCCGTTTTCTATCGGGAGAAAATCGGCGACATGCCTACGGAAATGTTTTTACATTTCTTCAAATCGCTCAGCGACGCAGCCCGCATGAACCTGACGGTGAAAGCAGAAGGCGAAAACGAACATCACAAAATCGAGGGGATATTCAAAGCCTTTGCCCGCTCCTTGAAGATGGCTTTGCGCCGTGACATCTTCCACTATGAATTGCCTTCAACAAAAGGCGTTTTATAA
- a CDS encoding electron transport complex subunit E gives MNKFKIILNGIITENPTFVLLLGMCPTLATTSSAMNGMSMGLATMFVLICSNIVISLIKDIVPDKVRIPCYIVVIATFVTILQMCMEAYVPDLYESLGLFIPLIVVNCIVLGRAEAFAAKNNAFDSMLDGVGIGIGFTIALTILGSVREFLGTGKIFNIGIYPEQYGSLIFVLAPGAFIVLGYLIALVNKLKTK, from the coding sequence ATGAATAAGTTTAAAATCATTCTTAACGGAATCATCACAGAGAACCCGACATTCGTACTATTGCTGGGTATGTGCCCTACGCTGGCCACGACTTCGTCGGCCATGAATGGAATGAGCATGGGCTTGGCCACCATGTTCGTGCTTATATGCTCCAACATTGTCATATCCTTAATCAAGGACATTGTACCCGACAAAGTGCGCATTCCGTGTTACATCGTCGTCATCGCCACGTTTGTGACCATACTGCAAATGTGCATGGAGGCTTATGTGCCTGACCTCTACGAAAGCCTCGGGCTCTTCATTCCCCTTATCGTGGTAAACTGCATCGTATTGGGTCGCGCCGAAGCTTTCGCAGCAAAGAACAATGCTTTCGACTCGATGCTCGATGGCGTGGGAATTGGCATCGGCTTCACCATCGCCCTTACGATATTGGGAAGCGTGCGCGAATTTCTCGGCACGGGTAAAATCTTCAACATCGGCATCTACCCCGAGCAATATGGCTCACTCATCTTCGTATTGGCTCCCGGGGCATTTATCGTTTTGGGATACCTCATCGCCCTCGTCAATAAACTTAAAACCAAATAA
- the rsxC gene encoding electron transport complex subunit RsxC has protein sequence MLKTFRIGGVHPPENKLSAGEAIITAALPKQAVVMLSQHIGAPAQAVVAKGDKVKVGTLLAQAGGFVSANIHSPVSGTVAKIDTAIDAAGYQRPAIIIDVEGDEWEESIDRSETLVKECKLDAKAIIDRIKECGIVGLGGATFPTHVKLTPPPGMTATILIINAVECEPYLTSDHQLMMEKGEEILVGTEILRKAINVDRAVIGIENNKPDAIAHMQALAANYPAIEICPLKVKYPQGGEKQLIDAVIRRQVPSGGLPIATGAVVQNVGTAFAVYEAVQKNKPLVERIVTVTGKSLAKPSNLRVRIGTPISQLIDMCGGLPQDTEKVISGGPMMGKAVVSTDMATTKGCSGVLLIRDLESRRKEMEPCIRCAKCVSACPMGLAPNVLAKASTYQNWECAEEEHVMDCIECGSCSFTCPAHRPLLDFIRQGKAKVGAIIRSRNAK, from the coding sequence ATGTTAAAAACATTTCGGATAGGCGGGGTACACCCCCCCGAGAATAAACTATCTGCCGGAGAAGCAATCATCACAGCGGCTCTTCCCAAGCAAGCCGTCGTGATGCTCTCTCAGCACATCGGAGCCCCGGCGCAAGCTGTCGTTGCCAAAGGCGACAAAGTGAAAGTGGGCACCCTTCTGGCACAAGCCGGCGGATTTGTTTCGGCCAATATTCACTCTCCCGTTTCGGGAACCGTTGCCAAGATAGATACGGCCATCGACGCCGCCGGATACCAACGTCCGGCCATCATCATCGATGTCGAAGGAGATGAATGGGAAGAAAGCATCGACCGGAGCGAAACCCTCGTAAAAGAATGCAAACTCGACGCCAAAGCCATCATCGACCGCATCAAAGAGTGCGGTATCGTAGGTTTGGGCGGTGCCACATTCCCCACCCATGTAAAGCTCACCCCTCCCCCGGGAATGACGGCCACCATACTCATCATCAACGCCGTAGAGTGTGAACCTTACCTCACCTCCGACCACCAGCTCATGATGGAAAAAGGCGAAGAGATACTGGTCGGTACTGAAATCCTGCGCAAGGCCATCAACGTCGACCGTGCCGTCATCGGCATCGAAAACAACAAACCCGACGCCATCGCACACATGCAGGCACTGGCCGCCAACTATCCGGCCATCGAAATCTGCCCGCTGAAAGTGAAATACCCGCAAGGCGGTGAAAAACAACTCATCGACGCCGTTATCCGTCGTCAGGTGCCCAGCGGAGGCCTGCCCATCGCCACCGGCGCCGTCGTACAAAACGTGGGAACGGCATTTGCCGTGTACGAAGCCGTGCAGAAAAACAAGCCGCTCGTAGAACGCATCGTAACGGTAACCGGCAAATCGTTGGCCAAACCGTCGAACCTGCGCGTTCGCATCGGCACCCCCATCAGCCAACTCATCGACATGTGCGGTGGCCTGCCCCAAGACACCGAAAAGGTCATCTCGGGTGGTCCCATGATGGGTAAAGCCGTCGTATCGACCGACATGGCCACAACAAAAGGTTGCTCGGGTGTACTTCTCATTCGCGACCTCGAATCGCGTCGCAAAGAGATGGAACCCTGTATCCGTTGCGCCAAATGCGTGTCGGCCTGCCCCATGGGCCTGGCCCCCAACGTACTGGCAAAAGCATCAACCTATCAAAACTGGGAATGCGCCGAGGAAGAACACGTCATGGACTGCATCGAATGCGGCTCATGTAGCTTCACCTGCCCGGCACACCGGCCGCTGCTCGACTTCATACGTCAAGGAAAAGCCAAAGTCGGCGCCATCATTCGCAGCCGCAACGCCAAATAA
- a CDS encoding RnfABCDGE type electron transport complex subunit A produces the protein MTYISIFITAIFVNNIVLAQFLGICPFLGVSKKVSTASGMGAAVAFVMTIATICTYLLQKYMLDAFGIGFMQTIVFILVIAALVQMVEIILKKVSPPLYQALGVFLPLITTNCTILGIAILAIDCANLLEAVVYAISTALGYALAMVLFAGIREQLSTTKVPAAMQGIPIALVVAGLLALAFMGFAGIKIG, from the coding sequence ATTACCTACATTTCCATATTCATAACCGCCATCTTTGTCAATAACATCGTATTGGCGCAATTCTTGGGTATCTGTCCTTTCTTGGGCGTATCGAAGAAAGTAAGCACAGCTTCGGGCATGGGCGCAGCCGTCGCATTTGTGATGACCATCGCCACGATATGCACCTACTTGTTGCAAAAATACATGCTCGATGCTTTCGGCATCGGCTTCATGCAGACGATTGTCTTTATCCTCGTCATCGCAGCTCTCGTGCAAATGGTCGAGATTATCCTCAAAAAGGTATCTCCTCCCCTGTATCAAGCACTCGGAGTGTTCCTGCCGCTGATTACGACCAACTGCACCATTTTAGGTATCGCCATTCTGGCCATCGACTGTGCCAACCTGCTCGAAGCTGTGGTATACGCCATCTCTACGGCTTTGGGCTACGCATTGGCCATGGTCCTTTTTGCCGGAATCCGCGAGCAGTTAAGCACGACAAAAGTACCCGCCGCCATGCAAGGTATTCCCATCGCATTGGTAGTTGCCGGCTTGTTGGCCCTTGCATTCATGGGATTTGCCGGCATCAAAATCGGATAA
- a CDS encoding RnfABCDGE type electron transport complex subunit G, whose amino-acid sequence MAKQSTFGNMLVVLTVISVITGALLGYVYNITKEPIALSKKLKQENAVKEVAPDFDNSPIEEAYTVTINGLDLTVFPAEKEGKKAGAAVQSKTSIGFGGEISVMVGFNADGTIRNYRVLSHAETPGLGSKMEEWFRTDKGDQSVLGKNPATDNLTVKKDGGSVDAITAATISSRAFLDAIANAYAAYTNNDATTSATTQTGKEASHE is encoded by the coding sequence ATGGCAAAGCAATCAACTTTCGGAAACATGCTCGTAGTGCTGACGGTCATCTCCGTCATTACGGGCGCACTTTTGGGATATGTCTACAACATCACCAAAGAGCCTATCGCACTGTCGAAGAAACTGAAACAGGAAAATGCGGTAAAAGAGGTTGCCCCCGACTTTGACAACTCTCCCATCGAAGAGGCATATACCGTAACGATAAATGGTCTCGATCTGACGGTTTTCCCGGCAGAAAAGGAGGGTAAGAAAGCCGGTGCAGCCGTGCAAAGCAAAACTTCCATTGGCTTTGGTGGGGAAATATCGGTCATGGTAGGATTCAATGCCGACGGTACAATACGCAACTACCGGGTATTGAGCCACGCCGAAACTCCCGGGCTCGGCTCGAAAATGGAAGAATGGTTCAGAACCGACAAAGGGGACCAAAGCGTATTGGGTAAAAACCCGGCCACGGACAACCTCACCGTGAAAAAAGACGGAGGGTCGGTCGATGCCATCACGGCGGCCACCATCAGTTCTCGCGCATTCCTCGATGCCATAGCCAACGCCTATGCCGCATATACCAACAACGACGCCACTACTAGCGCAACGACTCAAACAGGAAAGGAGGCCAGTCATGAATAA
- the hisD gene encoding histidinol dehydrogenase, with the protein MEIIKYPSRDTWSHIVERPHLDARTLGDTVSAMLADIRRRGDEAVKEYVSRFQGAALDTLEVSPQEMAEAEAAVSDDLKKAIAVARDNIARFHASQAMTPRRVETAPGVVCWQKAVPIERVGLYIPGGTAPLFSTVLMLAVPAQVAGCREIVLCSPCAADGKVHPAVLYAARVAGVHRIYKLGGVQAIGAMAYGTQSVPRVYKIFGPGNQYVTEAKQQVTRHGVAIDMPAGPSEVAVVADASSDMAFVASDFLSQAEHGADSQSVLFTTDEPIIEPLLAEIDRQLALLSRRELTEKSLAHSRIVLLRDKDELVDLVNLYAPEHLILQCADYAEVADRVVNAGSVFLGPYTPESAGDYASGTNHTLPTSGYARAYSGVNLDSFIRKITFQEISRDGLQHLGPVIEVMAANEGLDAHKNAVSVRLGKAIQS; encoded by the coding sequence ATGGAAATCATCAAATATCCCTCTCGCGATACCTGGTCGCATATCGTGGAACGGCCACACCTCGACGCCCGCACGCTGGGCGACACGGTTTCGGCCATGCTTGCTGACATACGACGCCGTGGCGATGAAGCCGTGAAAGAGTATGTGTCCCGCTTCCAAGGCGCCGCACTCGATACCCTCGAAGTCTCTCCCCAAGAGATGGCCGAGGCCGAAGCGGCTGTGTCGGACGACTTGAAAAAAGCCATAGCCGTAGCCCGGGACAACATCGCGCGGTTCCATGCCTCACAGGCGATGACGCCCCGCCGGGTCGAGACCGCCCCGGGGGTCGTATGCTGGCAGAAAGCCGTTCCCATCGAACGAGTGGGGCTCTATATCCCCGGCGGGACGGCCCCTCTCTTCTCGACCGTGTTGATGCTGGCCGTCCCGGCTCAGGTGGCCGGTTGTCGCGAAATAGTCCTGTGCTCCCCTTGTGCGGCCGATGGCAAGGTGCACCCGGCCGTGCTCTATGCGGCCCGGGTGGCAGGTGTGCACCGCATCTATAAACTCGGTGGCGTGCAGGCCATCGGTGCCATGGCCTATGGAACCCAATCGGTGCCTCGTGTATATAAGATTTTCGGTCCCGGCAACCAGTATGTGACCGAAGCCAAGCAACAGGTCACCCGTCATGGTGTTGCCATCGACATGCCGGCCGGCCCTTCCGAGGTGGCTGTCGTTGCCGACGCCTCGTCCGATATGGCTTTTGTCGCTTCCGACTTTCTCTCTCAGGCGGAGCATGGCGCCGACAGCCAGTCGGTGCTTTTCACGACCGATGAGCCGATTATCGAGCCCCTCTTGGCCGAGATAGACCGTCAACTGGCACTCCTCTCTCGTCGTGAATTGACCGAGAAATCGCTCGCACACAGCCGCATTGTCCTGCTGCGCGACAAAGATGAACTGGTCGACTTGGTCAACCTCTATGCGCCCGAGCATCTCATACTTCAATGTGCCGATTATGCCGAGGTTGCCGATAGGGTGGTCAATGCCGGTTCGGTGTTTCTGGGCCCCTATACGCCCGAGAGTGCCGGCGATTATGCATCGGGTACCAACCACACGTTGCCTACCAGCGGTTATGCACGGGCTTACAGCGGAGTAAACCTCGACAGCTTTATCCGCAAAATCACTTTCCAGGAAATTTCGCGCGACGGGTTGCAGCACCTCGGCCCCGTCATCGAAGTCATGGCTGCCAATGAAGGACTCGATGCCCATAAAAATGCCGTTTCGGTGCGACTCGGCAAGGCGATTCAATCTTAA
- a CDS encoding SoxR reducing system RseC family protein: MGKKNTHVKHEGTITQIDGTTVYVRIIQHSACAGCHVKSACTAADRSEKIIETTCYTPDLYVGQPVWVVGTEAMSNQALRLAFLYPLVMICCVLAGAYFISHDEAVAGVSALLSLLPYYLALYLLRKKIKKSLVFTVEPQHQSENL, encoded by the coding sequence ATGGGCAAGAAAAATACGCATGTAAAACACGAAGGCACCATCACGCAGATAGATGGGACGACCGTTTATGTCCGAATCATACAGCACTCGGCCTGCGCGGGCTGCCATGTGAAATCGGCATGTACGGCAGCGGACCGGAGTGAAAAAATCATCGAAACGACTTGTTACACACCCGATTTATATGTGGGACAACCCGTATGGGTCGTGGGTACCGAAGCCATGAGCAACCAAGCTCTGCGGCTCGCATTTTTGTACCCGCTTGTGATGATATGCTGCGTTTTGGCGGGCGCATACTTCATCTCCCACGACGAAGCCGTTGCCGGCGTTTCGGCGCTGCTGTCGCTGCTGCCCTACTACCTGGCATTGTACCTGTTGCGCAAAAAAATAAAAAAATCGCTGGTATTTACCGTCGAGCCGCAACATCAAAGTGAAAACCTATAA
- the hisC gene encoding histidinol-phosphate transaminase yields MLDLEKWVRPNILNLKPYSSARDEFQGEASVFLDANENPYNAPYNRYPDPMQWALKKKIAAIKGVEPRRIFLGVGSDECIDVLYRAFCEPGRDNVVAIDPTYGMYKVCADINDVEYRPVRMTPDFDFDVEAMLAAADERTKLMFFCSPNNPSGNSLSKEKIEQVLSRFAGIVVVDEAYIDFASQPGFLPQLPQHDNLVVMHTFSKAWGAASIRLGMAFAHPEIIALFNKIKYPYNINLLTQQHASEMLDNHEQVRRWVDELIQSRDALQKSLAALPHVRGIYPSDANFLLVRFDDAQAVYDYLVGRGIIVRNRNKIRLCENCLRITVGTPQEDRILIETLQSYPL; encoded by the coding sequence ATGTTAGACCTTGAAAAATGGGTGAGACCCAATATCCTGAACTTGAAGCCCTATTCTTCGGCACGCGACGAATTTCAGGGAGAGGCATCGGTTTTTCTCGATGCCAATGAGAACCCTTACAATGCTCCCTACAATCGTTATCCCGACCCGATGCAATGGGCGCTGAAAAAGAAAATCGCGGCCATCAAGGGCGTTGAACCTCGACGCATCTTCCTCGGTGTGGGCAGCGACGAATGTATCGATGTCTTGTATCGGGCATTCTGCGAGCCCGGTCGCGACAATGTCGTGGCCATCGACCCGACCTATGGCATGTACAAGGTGTGTGCCGACATCAACGATGTCGAGTATCGTCCGGTGCGCATGACTCCCGATTTTGATTTCGATGTCGAGGCGATGTTGGCGGCTGCCGATGAACGCACGAAGTTGATGTTTTTCTGCTCTCCCAACAACCCCTCGGGCAACAGCCTGTCGAAGGAGAAAATAGAGCAGGTTCTAAGTCGGTTCGCGGGAATCGTGGTGGTCGATGAAGCCTATATCGACTTTGCGTCGCAGCCCGGCTTCCTGCCGCAGCTCCCGCAGCATGACAATCTGGTGGTGATGCACACTTTCTCCAAGGCATGGGGGGCGGCTTCGATACGCCTCGGCATGGCTTTTGCCCACCCCGAAATCATAGCCCTTTTCAATAAGATAAAATATCCCTACAACATCAATCTGCTCACCCAGCAACACGCCTCCGAGATGCTCGACAACCACGAACAGGTGCGGCGGTGGGTCGATGAGCTGATTCAGTCGCGCGACGCGTTGCAGAAGAGTCTGGCGGCGCTTCCACATGTCAGGGGGATATATCCCAGCGATGCCAATTTCCTTTTGGTACGTTTCGACGATGCGCAGGCCGTATATGACTATTTGGTTGGCCGGGGTATCATCGTGCGCAATCGCAACAAGATAAGACTTTGCGAAAATTGTCTGCGCATCACGGTCGGGACACCGCAGGAAGATCGCATATTGATAGAAACTCTGCAATCATATCCGTTATGA
- a CDS encoding Fe-S cluster domain-containing protein — protein MSLVWIATLSLGGIGAISAIILYFVAQKFKVYEDPRNGQVEAVLPGANCGGCGYPGCGGFAAACVKADSLDGMLCPVGGAPVMAKIATILGMEVGEVTPKVAVVRCNGTCANRKKTSHYDGASTCAIEAALYSGETGCSYGCLGNGDCENACSFGAIHINPETRLPEVDEELCTACGACVKACPKGIIELRNKGPKSRRMYVSCVNKDKGAVARKACTAACIGCGKCAKECPFDAITVTNNVAYIDYQKCRLCRKCEAVCPTGAIHAINFPPRKPAEPKVEASEVKPVMPKAETPEVKPAAPKAEEPKAETPENKA, from the coding sequence ATGAGTTTAGTATGGATTGCGACCCTCTCATTGGGGGGTATTGGAGCTATAAGTGCAATTATCTTGTACTTTGTCGCCCAAAAGTTCAAAGTCTATGAAGACCCGCGCAACGGACAAGTCGAAGCCGTACTCCCCGGAGCCAACTGCGGTGGCTGTGGATACCCGGGTTGTGGCGGATTTGCTGCCGCTTGCGTGAAAGCCGACTCTCTCGATGGTATGTTGTGCCCCGTGGGTGGCGCGCCCGTCATGGCAAAAATCGCCACCATATTGGGTATGGAGGTCGGTGAAGTAACTCCGAAAGTCGCTGTCGTGCGTTGCAACGGCACTTGCGCCAACCGGAAAAAAACCAGCCACTATGACGGAGCATCGACCTGCGCTATCGAAGCCGCCTTATACAGCGGAGAGACAGGTTGCTCCTATGGTTGCCTGGGCAACGGCGATTGTGAAAACGCCTGCTCGTTCGGAGCCATTCACATCAACCCCGAGACACGCCTGCCCGAGGTCGACGAAGAGTTGTGTACGGCTTGCGGCGCTTGCGTAAAAGCCTGTCCCAAGGGCATCATCGAGTTGCGCAACAAAGGGCCTAAATCGCGTCGCATGTATGTAAGTTGCGTCAACAAAGACAAAGGTGCCGTAGCCCGCAAAGCCTGTACGGCCGCCTGCATCGGTTGCGGCAAATGCGCCAAGGAGTGTCCTTTCGATGCCATCACCGTTACCAACAACGTGGCTTACATCGACTACCAGAAATGTCGCTTGTGCCGCAAATGCGAAGCCGTATGCCCGACAGGAGCCATACACGCCATCAACTTCCCGCCCCGCAAACCGGCCGAGCCGAAAGTTGAAGCCTCTGAGGTAAAACCGGTTATGCCGAAGGCCGAAACACCCGAAGTGAAACCGGCTGCTCCCAAAGCCGAGGAACCGAAGGCCGAAACGCCCGAGAACAAAGCATAG
- a CDS encoding RnfABCDGE type electron transport complex subunit D encodes MNQTFIVSPSPHVHSGNSIPKCMYNVLIALIPAFLVSLYFFGVGALIVTLTSVVACVLFEYLIQKFILKVKPTVSDGSAILTGVLLAFNVPANLPIWIILIGALVAIGIGKMSFGGLGNNIFNPALVGRVFLLISFPVQMTTWPKPDVLTTQYLDAETAATPLGLLKQGLPIEATTTDMLLGNVGGSLGEIGAIALLIGFAYMLITKVITWHIPVSILATAFIFSWLTNGFEATEALQQLLLGGMLLGAIFMATDYVTSPMTHKGMVIYGICIGLLTIIIRRWGAYPEGMSFAILIMNAVTPLINKYVKPKRFGEVKK; translated from the coding sequence ATGAATCAGACTTTTATTGTATCACCTTCACCACATGTACACAGCGGGAACTCTATTCCCAAATGCATGTACAATGTGCTGATAGCCTTGATACCGGCCTTTCTGGTGTCGCTATACTTTTTTGGCGTAGGAGCCTTGATAGTGACCCTCACGTCGGTTGTGGCGTGCGTACTTTTTGAGTACCTCATTCAAAAATTCATTCTGAAAGTAAAACCCACCGTATCGGACGGCTCGGCCATTCTCACCGGCGTACTGCTGGCCTTCAACGTACCGGCAAACCTTCCGATATGGATTATCCTCATCGGTGCGCTCGTAGCCATCGGTATCGGTAAAATGTCGTTCGGCGGACTGGGCAACAACATTTTCAACCCCGCCCTCGTGGGTCGTGTATTCCTGCTCATCTCATTCCCCGTGCAGATGACCACTTGGCCCAAACCCGACGTGCTCACCACCCAATACCTCGATGCCGAGACCGCAGCCACCCCGCTGGGCCTGCTCAAACAAGGTCTCCCCATCGAAGCCACAACGACCGACATGTTGCTGGGTAATGTGGGTGGCAGCCTCGGTGAAATCGGAGCCATCGCCTTGCTCATAGGTTTTGCCTACATGCTCATCACCAAAGTCATCACTTGGCACATTCCCGTGTCGATATTGGCAACGGCCTTCATCTTCTCCTGGCTCACCAACGGATTTGAAGCCACCGAAGCCCTGCAACAGTTGCTGCTGGGTGGTATGTTGCTCGGCGCCATCTTCATGGCCACCGACTACGTTACTTCGCCCATGACCCACAAAGGCATGGTCATCTATGGTATCTGCATCGGATTGCTCACCATCATCATTCGCCGCTGGGGTGCCTATCCCGAGGGTATGTCATTTGCCATTCTGATTATGAACGCCGTAACGCCGCTCATCAACAAATATGTGAAACCTAAACGATTTGGGGAGGTAAAAAAATAA
- a CDS encoding dTDP-glucose 4,6-dehydratase yields MKTYLVTGAAGFIGANFVKYMLKKYDDIAIVILDKLTYAGNLGTIKEELKDARVEFVRGDIINAELVSNIFTRRSIDYVVNFAAESHVDRSITNPQLFLQTNILGTQNMLECAKKAWTTGKDAQGYPTYMPGKKFLQVSTDEVYGSLSKDYDTPQPLHIEDEGVRRVVKGRSHIQTYGKKFFTEETPLDPRSPYSSSKTGADLIVRAYHETYKMPVNITRCSNNYGPYHFPEKLIPLIIKNILEGRKLPVYGKGDNVRDWLYVEDHAKAIDMVLSGGRVGEVYNIGGFNEETNINIVKLTIDTIARLMKEEPRYQAVLKTSLENINYDLITYVGDRLGHDMRYAIDPSKTARELGWYPETPFETGIEKTIRWYLEHQDWVDEVVSGDYQKYYEQMYSNR; encoded by the coding sequence ATGAAAACCTATTTAGTAACCGGCGCGGCCGGTTTTATCGGAGCGAACTTTGTAAAATACATGTTGAAGAAATATGACGACATTGCCATCGTCATTCTCGACAAACTCACATATGCCGGAAATCTCGGAACCATCAAAGAGGAATTGAAAGACGCCCGCGTGGAATTCGTGCGCGGCGATATTATCAATGCCGAGTTGGTTTCGAACATTTTTACCCGTCGTTCGATCGATTATGTCGTCAATTTTGCGGCCGAGTCGCACGTCGATCGCAGCATTACCAATCCGCAACTCTTCTTGCAGACCAACATCTTGGGTACACAGAATATGCTCGAATGTGCCAAGAAGGCTTGGACCACCGGGAAAGACGCGCAAGGCTATCCCACCTATATGCCCGGAAAAAAATTCTTGCAGGTATCGACCGATGAAGTCTATGGGTCGCTTTCGAAAGACTATGACACGCCGCAGCCGCTCCACATCGAGGACGAAGGCGTGCGCCGCGTCGTGAAGGGCCGTTCGCACATACAGACCTACGGGAAGAAATTCTTTACCGAGGAAACGCCCCTCGACCCCCGTTCGCCCTATTCCTCGTCGAAGACCGGAGCCGACCTCATCGTGCGCGCTTATCACGAGACCTACAAAATGCCGGTCAATATCACCCGTTGTTCCAACAATTACGGCCCGTACCATTTCCCCGAGAAACTCATACCCCTTATCATAAAGAACATACTCGAAGGTCGCAAACTTCCCGTATATGGCAAGGGCGACAATGTGCGCGACTGGCTCTACGTCGAGGACCATGCCAAGGCCATCGACATGGTGCTCTCCGGAGGTCGTGTGGGGGAAGTCTATAACATCGGCGGTTTCAATGAGGAAACAAATATCAACATCGTGAAACTCACCATCGACACGATTGCCCGGTTGATGAAGGAAGAGCCCCGTTATCAAGCGGTCTTGAAGACTTCGCTCGAAAACATCAACTACGACCTCATTACCTATGTGGGTGACCGCTTGGGGCATGACATGCGCTATGCCATCGACCCCTCGAAGACGGCCCGCGAGCTGGGTTGGTATCCCGAGACCCCGTTCGAAACAGGCATCGAAAAGACCATACGCTGGTATCTCGAACATCAGGATTGGGTCGATGAGGTCGTCAGCGGCGACTATCAGAAATATTACGAACAGATGTATTCCAACCGATAA